From a single Coriobacteriaceae bacterium genomic region:
- a CDS encoding adenylosuccinate synthase, protein MPSTVLVGAQWGDEGKGKICDLVAGDFDAVVRYSGGNNAGHTIVVNGKKYGLHQVPSGIMYSDHVSVIGNGCVVNPKVVLEEIDMFEADGITTKNLKISGNAHIIMPYHIDLDGAFEQKLGKKNIGTTKRGIGPCYQDKMARIGLRMQDMLDEALFRDKLETALARVNPELELIYHLPTYTVDQICDEYLPMAERLRPYITETSLLLNNMIDEGKDLLFEGAQATLLDIDHGTYPYVTSSNCTAGGAITGSGVGMKNVDRVLGVMKAYITRVGSGPMPTELSYESEAGHTLTEEGYEYGVTTGRRRRCGWFDGPIANYASRVNGLTDIAMTKLDVLSAFDTIKVCVAYDVDGERYTSVPEHQVRFEHAKPIYEELPGWKCDITGCRSFDELPQEAQDYVAFIEDLAHTRVTFIGVGADREQIINRFWK, encoded by the coding sequence ATGCCGTCAACCGTTTTGGTCGGTGCCCAGTGGGGCGATGAGGGCAAGGGTAAGATCTGCGACCTGGTCGCCGGCGACTTCGATGCCGTCGTGCGCTATTCGGGCGGTAATAACGCCGGCCACACCATCGTCGTCAACGGCAAGAAGTACGGCCTGCACCAGGTGCCCTCCGGCATCATGTATTCCGACCATGTGTCGGTGATCGGTAACGGCTGCGTCGTCAACCCCAAGGTTGTCCTTGAGGAGATTGACATGTTCGAGGCCGACGGCATCACCACCAAGAACCTCAAGATCAGTGGCAACGCGCACATCATCATGCCGTACCACATCGATCTGGATGGTGCTTTTGAGCAGAAGCTCGGCAAGAAGAACATCGGTACCACCAAGCGCGGCATCGGTCCGTGCTACCAGGACAAGATGGCCCGCATCGGCCTGCGCATGCAGGACATGCTGGACGAGGCGCTGTTCCGCGACAAGCTGGAGACCGCTCTTGCCCGCGTGAATCCCGAGCTCGAGCTCATCTACCATCTGCCCACCTACACCGTGGACCAGATCTGCGACGAGTACCTGCCCATGGCCGAGCGCCTGCGCCCCTACATCACCGAGACGAGCCTGCTGCTCAACAACATGATCGACGAGGGCAAGGACCTGCTGTTCGAGGGCGCCCAGGCAACGCTGCTCGACATCGACCACGGCACCTATCCGTACGTGACGTCTTCCAACTGCACCGCCGGCGGCGCCATCACCGGCTCCGGCGTGGGCATGAAGAACGTCGACCGCGTGCTGGGCGTCATGAAGGCCTATATCACCCGCGTCGGTTCGGGCCCCATGCCCACCGAGCTTTCCTATGAGTCCGAGGCCGGCCATACGCTGACCGAGGAAGGCTATGAGTACGGCGTGACCACCGGCCGTCGCCGTCGCTGCGGTTGGTTCGATGGCCCCATCGCCAACTACGCCTCGCGTGTCAACGGCCTCACCGATATCGCCATGACCAAGCTCGACGTGCTTTCGGCCTTCGATACCATCAAGGTGTGCGTTGCCTACGACGTTGACGGCGAGCGTTACACGAGCGTGCCTGAGCATCAGGTTCGTTTTGAGCACGCCAAGCCCATCTACGAGGAGCTCCCTGGCTGGAAGTGCGATATCACCGGTTGCCGCAGCTTTGACGAGCTGCCGCAGGAGGCTCAGGACTACGTGGCATTTATCGAGGATCTGGCACACACCCGCGTGACGTTCATTGGCGTCGGCGCCGATCGCGAGCAGATCATCAACCGATTCTGGAAGTAA